In Acidimicrobiia bacterium, the DNA window CGCCGCGGGTGCTCACACCGTCGTCGTCACCGGCACCGGTGACGACGGGTTGCGCCTCGACGCCGCGCGTGCGATCGGCGCCCACGAGGTGATCGACGTGACCTCCGTCGATGCGGTTTCACGCGTGCGCGAGCTGACGAATGGCCTGATGGCCGACGTCGTGATGGATATCTCGCCTGCGGTGGAGACGGTGCCCGTCGCGCTCGACCTCGTCGCGTTCCGCGGCACGGTGCTGCTGGCGGGGCTCAAGCACTTCGCGCCGGTCGACGGCATCGTCAGCGACAAGATCGTCGTGCAGGGCCTCCGGGTGTTCGGCGGGTCGGGCTACACGCCTGCTTCGATGACGAAAGCC includes these proteins:
- a CDS encoding zinc-binding dehydrogenase yields the protein AAGAHTVVVTGTGDDGLRLDAARAIGAHEVIDVTSVDAVSRVRELTNGLMADVVMDISPAVETVPVALDLVAFRGTVLLAGLKHFAPVDGIVSDKIVVQGLRVFGGSGYTPASMTKAVDLINTGAIDVGHLRGEVFGIDAIDEALGLLARTLPGRDAVRVSLVHASTERPSTNRKES